From the Leptospira sp. WS60.C2 genome, one window contains:
- a CDS encoding HIT domain-containing protein: MSSYEEHSLRKNLFSVGKLGYAKGDRPNVECILCGVRDKNEIVPNLTIAETDLSIVSINLFPYNPGHIIIFPKRHIISYLELTDEEALDIHRLTLKTMRILEKQWKVQGFNTGYNLGKNSGGSIPHIHEHIVPRFPNEAGFLDVLSNTRIVIYEPYQMWEDLKKLWAKEED; this comes from the coding sequence ATGAGTTCCTACGAAGAACATTCCTTGCGTAAAAATCTCTTTAGCGTAGGCAAATTGGGATATGCCAAAGGAGACAGACCCAATGTGGAATGTATCCTCTGTGGGGTCCGCGACAAAAATGAAATTGTCCCCAATCTCACCATTGCGGAAACGGACTTGTCGATTGTTTCCATTAACTTATTTCCCTACAATCCTGGACACATCATCATCTTCCCCAAACGCCATATCATCAGTTATTTGGAACTCACGGATGAAGAAGCCCTAGACATTCATCGACTCACATTAAAAACCATGCGAATCCTAGAAAAACAATGGAAGGTACAAGGTTTTAATACTGGGTATAATTTGGGAAAAAACAGCGGTGGATCCATCCCCCATATCCATGAGCACATTGTGCCTAGGTTTCCTAATGAGGCTGGATTTCTCGATGTCCTTTCAAATACAAGAATTGTGATCTATGAACCTTACCAAATGTGGGAAGATTTGAAAAAACTTTGGGCCAAAGAGGAAGACTAA
- a CDS encoding glycosyltransferase has protein sequence MKGSVIIAAGGTGGHISPGVALAEVLSEKAKQFGFDSVYIHSLVRNKNNPDLLNPPCEVVWHNIPQLGGLKTIIYPFLFLYPFLKTVLTFRKLKINAVIGMGGYSSLPAILYAILFRKALYLCEQNCVPGKITRVFARFANKVAFSFPLEEGYLIPGKTIGNPIRKRVIPEHLNIRQNENLHEGKKNTINVLVLGGSQGARQLNQMILKAMENPDIASKYKFRLLTGTNLYEETKTKAKEEAEIISYANDMKPNYEWANLVVARSGAGVVAECLVFGLPMILIPYPFAADNHQKANANYLEKEGAAVTIHSTSDDPTPLVQFLLLWKDHSEVLREMGHVSLALSNVNAAYQTVTYFFHDSH, from the coding sequence ATGAAAGGATCTGTGATCATTGCGGCAGGTGGAACTGGTGGTCATATTTCTCCCGGGGTAGCCTTGGCAGAAGTATTAAGTGAAAAGGCAAAACAGTTTGGTTTTGATTCTGTTTATATACACTCTTTAGTTCGAAATAAAAATAACCCAGATCTATTGAATCCGCCTTGCGAAGTCGTTTGGCACAACATACCGCAATTAGGTGGACTTAAAACAATTATTTATCCCTTCTTATTTCTCTATCCGTTTTTGAAAACGGTTTTGACATTCCGAAAGTTAAAAATCAATGCTGTGATTGGAATGGGAGGGTATTCTAGTCTGCCTGCCATTTTGTATGCTATTTTATTTCGTAAAGCTTTATACCTCTGTGAACAAAACTGCGTACCTGGTAAAATAACGAGAGTTTTTGCCCGTTTTGCAAATAAAGTAGCATTTAGTTTTCCGCTTGAGGAAGGGTATTTGATTCCAGGTAAAACCATCGGAAATCCAATTCGTAAACGGGTGATTCCAGAACATCTAAACATCAGACAAAACGAAAACCTACATGAAGGGAAAAAGAATACAATCAATGTACTGGTGTTAGGTGGTTCTCAGGGTGCAAGGCAACTAAATCAAATGATTCTGAAAGCAATGGAAAATCCTGACATTGCTTCTAAGTATAAGTTTCGATTGTTAACGGGCACAAATCTATACGAAGAAACCAAAACAAAAGCGAAAGAGGAAGCAGAGATCATTTCCTATGCAAATGATATGAAACCGAATTATGAATGGGCAAACTTAGTTGTGGCAAGATCGGGAGCAGGTGTTGTCGCAGAATGTTTGGTATTTGGTCTGCCTATGATACTCATTCCATATCCATTTGCTGCCGATAACCACCAGAAAGCAAATGCCAATTATTTGGAAAAGGAAGGCGCTGCAGTAACAATCCATTCTACAAGCGATGATCCGACTCCACTGGTTCAGTTTTTACTCTTATGGAAAGACCACTCAGAGGTTTTACGCGAAATGGGGCATGTGAGTTTAGCACTTTCGAACGTGAATGCTGCATACCAGACTGTAACTTATTTTTTTCACGATTCCCATTAA
- the murC gene encoding UDP-N-acetylmuramate--L-alanine ligase — MKGPILFLGIGGSGMSSLAHMALDLELPVIGYDKKSSDTTDYLVERGVTLYHSIEEISLNGIEMVVYSSAINDKHKDVFSKIKERNIPLKHRSEFMHLLVSNQKSISVAGSHGKTSTTTMVSQILTESGFDPTIMIGGDTSLLQKRGGKVGKGEFAVYESDESDGTFLKHQANFRLLTNIDNDHLDYYQTREKLEQAFLSYMGFSSSGETILFVGDIGIESVLSIHYKELSFHRDFTLNLLVTKNHLSSEWFLYFQTHYSNQINVILYEIKADHLEFEYKEKRYTLQLPYPGIHYLTNGLVALTFALRIGISPEKSVSILSRYIGVKRRQEILGTWNHVSIIDDYGHHPTEIKMVIHSLKQKNKENGTLHVIFQPHRFTRTKLLLEELAKSLLEADHLFLLPIYSAGETPIPGIQSESFLPFLDQKKTTMLSGKMEKDIQSIIPNLKPGDILLCLGAGNVREWGELLLTQS; from the coding sequence GTGAAAGGCCCGATTTTATTTTTAGGCATTGGTGGAAGTGGAATGTCAAGCCTTGCACACATGGCTCTCGACTTGGAATTACCAGTGATAGGGTATGACAAAAAAAGTTCTGATACGACTGATTACCTTGTAGAACGCGGAGTGACTTTGTATCATTCTATCGAAGAGATTTCACTCAATGGAATTGAAATGGTAGTTTATAGTTCAGCGATCAATGACAAACATAAAGACGTATTTTCAAAGATTAAAGAAAGGAATATACCATTAAAACATCGCTCTGAATTCATGCATCTTTTGGTTTCCAACCAAAAATCCATTTCTGTTGCTGGAAGCCATGGGAAAACTTCTACCACCACAATGGTTTCACAAATTTTGACTGAATCAGGCTTTGATCCTACCATCATGATAGGAGGAGATACGAGTCTTTTACAGAAACGTGGTGGAAAAGTTGGAAAAGGTGAATTTGCTGTTTATGAATCCGATGAATCAGATGGGACATTTCTAAAACACCAAGCCAACTTTCGTTTGCTAACCAATATTGATAATGATCACCTCGACTACTACCAGACAAGAGAAAAGTTAGAACAAGCTTTCCTAAGTTATATGGGTTTTTCTTCCAGTGGCGAAACAATCCTTTTTGTGGGTGATATAGGTATTGAATCTGTTCTTTCTATTCATTATAAGGAACTTTCGTTTCATAGAGATTTTACACTCAATCTTCTTGTTACAAAAAACCACCTCTCATCTGAATGGTTTTTGTATTTCCAAACTCATTATTCCAATCAAATCAATGTTATCCTTTACGAAATTAAAGCAGACCATTTAGAATTTGAATATAAGGAAAAACGATATACATTACAACTTCCTTACCCCGGAATCCATTATTTAACCAATGGCCTTGTCGCACTTACTTTTGCGTTACGGATTGGTATAAGTCCGGAGAAATCTGTTTCTATACTTTCTCGTTACATCGGTGTCAAAAGAAGACAAGAAATTTTAGGTACATGGAATCATGTGAGTATCATAGATGATTATGGCCATCACCCAACCGAAATCAAAATGGTAATCCATTCCCTTAAACAAAAAAATAAGGAAAATGGTACGTTACATGTCATATTCCAACCACATCGTTTTACTAGAACCAAATTGTTATTAGAGGAACTTGCCAAATCGTTGTTAGAGGCTGATCATTTATTTCTTTTGCCCATCTATTCGGCAGGTGAAACTCCTATTCCAGGAATCCAATCAGAAAGTTTTTTACCTTTTTTGGATCAGAAAAAAACCACCATGTTATCGGGAAAAATGGAAAAAGATATTCAATCCATCATTCCTAACCTAAAACCAGGGGATATTTTATTGTGCTTGGGTGCTGGGAATGTAAGAGAATGGGGGGAGTTATTGTTAACCCAATCTTGA
- a CDS encoding UDP-N-acetylmuramoyl-L-alanyl-D-glutamate--2,6-diaminopimelate ligase codes for MKVTEILKKIPEIKLIKGDGSKDIGYVWADSRKVSTQDIFVLPQDNQEALTSYLQMAKEKGCQVILVSKRHLKLEGLNSFETILEAEEPLGDIHGKLASLLSGYPSKKLKIVGITGTNGKTSLTFILFHIARKLGKKAALIGTVQIQILDQILESGYTTPDASSLNLLLKQMVEEGVEYVFMEMSSHGLKLGRVAGLEITCAGFTNLTQDHLDFHETMEDYFESKYKIFQLLEASTVKNKFGLVAGDVSYGDKMIQKIRDSKLKSPIYILGKSGEFHYSNTKLSLLGSEYRFHKKEKNLPFIEVRSVRTNLLGNFNVFNTAFALSIAYELGFPWEEVVAALESIPTVPGRFHVVPYPDRSRIAVVDYAHTPDALENILKSCVEIRPKQLICLFGCGGDRDRTKRPQMAKIAETHADFVILTSDNPRTENPDLILDEIEAGFSRGFKRYEKITDRRIAIKRAVSLLEKEGILVVAGKGHETYQIIGKEKTKFVDFEEIEKAFIQLNTE; via the coding sequence ATGAAAGTCACTGAAATTCTAAAAAAAATCCCAGAAATCAAACTCATAAAAGGTGATGGTTCCAAAGACATAGGATATGTCTGGGCGGACAGTCGTAAGGTCTCAACACAGGATATTTTTGTTTTACCCCAAGACAACCAAGAAGCACTTACGTCCTATCTCCAAATGGCAAAAGAAAAAGGATGCCAAGTAATCCTTGTGTCCAAACGCCATTTGAAATTGGAAGGCTTAAATTCATTTGAAACCATATTGGAAGCAGAAGAACCGTTAGGTGATATCCATGGAAAATTAGCATCCCTCCTTTCTGGTTATCCATCGAAAAAATTAAAAATCGTGGGAATCACTGGTACCAATGGAAAAACATCGCTGACATTTATTTTGTTTCATATAGCGAGAAAACTTGGGAAAAAAGCAGCTCTCATTGGAACAGTTCAAATACAGATTTTGGATCAAATTCTCGAGTCAGGTTATACAACTCCTGATGCTTCTTCTTTAAATTTGTTATTAAAACAAATGGTAGAAGAGGGTGTTGAATACGTATTTATGGAAATGAGTAGCCATGGTTTGAAACTTGGTCGCGTAGCTGGACTTGAAATCACTTGCGCTGGCTTTACTAACCTAACTCAAGACCATTTAGATTTTCATGAAACCATGGAAGATTATTTTGAAAGTAAGTATAAAATTTTCCAACTTTTGGAAGCATCTACTGTTAAGAATAAATTTGGTCTTGTTGCTGGTGATGTATCATATGGCGACAAGATGATTCAAAAGATTCGTGATTCGAAATTAAAATCACCCATTTATATTCTTGGAAAATCAGGTGAATTTCATTATAGTAATACTAAACTTTCCTTACTGGGAAGTGAATATCGTTTTCATAAAAAAGAAAAAAATCTACCATTCATTGAAGTACGAAGTGTTCGTACAAACCTATTAGGAAACTTCAATGTTTTTAATACTGCCTTTGCTCTATCCATTGCGTATGAATTGGGATTTCCTTGGGAAGAAGTGGTAGCTGCTCTAGAATCCATTCCAACTGTTCCAGGAAGATTTCATGTGGTTCCATATCCTGATCGTTCCAGGATAGCTGTTGTCGATTATGCACACACACCTGATGCTCTAGAGAATATTTTAAAAAGTTGTGTGGAGATTCGACCGAAACAGTTGATTTGTTTATTTGGTTGTGGGGGAGATCGTGACAGAACCAAACGTCCGCAAATGGCTAAGATTGCAGAAACTCATGCTGATTTTGTCATTCTGACCTCTGATAATCCAAGAACCGAAAATCCAGACTTAATCTTAGATGAAATTGAAGCAGGATTCTCCAGGGGATTCAAACGGTATGAAAAGATTACAGATAGACGCATTGCGATTAAACGAGCGGTTTCCCTTTTAGAAAAAGAAGGGATCCTTGTGGTAGCGGGAAAAGGCCATGAAACCTACCAAATCATTGGCAAAGAAAAGACGAAATTTGTCGATTTTGAAGAAATTGAAAAAGCATTTATACAATTAAATACCGAATAG
- a CDS encoding FtsW/RodA/SpoVE family cell cycle protein, with the protein MEIFRSIRNLLRFGSSRFDGPMLFSMFLLFGMGIIVMFSASVIPAEREFSDSYYYLKKQLLWGGIGIFLFLIFCQIPYQFLVKWSFVFSLVSLLLLIAVFIPGLGKSVGTSYGRSFNRWIQIAGFQIQPSEFSKISILLFSSYFFYNFDFRKINWDKRKIVSLFVIFLTLLLIVIEPAFGTTVELLLVLFFFVLLAGFPMKRLFILGASVIPLLVVLVTQVGYRKKRLEIWLDPYKFRFDEGHQLVTSFRAFFDGGTTGKAVGTGYAHRYLAYSHTDFVLSSYVEDFGFVGFVCFLLLVLFLLFRMFLLLERTKDKLGFFLGSGILILFGFQTILNLFVITGIVPVTGISLPFLSYGGSSLLTIFILFGILANITSKENLVV; encoded by the coding sequence ATGGAAATCTTTCGTTCCATTCGTAATCTATTACGTTTTGGTTCGTCAAGGTTTGACGGACCGATGTTATTTTCGATGTTTTTACTATTTGGAATGGGAATCATTGTTATGTTTAGTGCATCTGTGATTCCTGCAGAAAGAGAATTTTCTGATTCGTATTATTATCTAAAGAAACAATTGTTATGGGGTGGAATTGGGATCTTTCTCTTTTTAATCTTTTGTCAGATTCCATATCAATTTTTAGTAAAGTGGTCGTTTGTTTTTTCTTTAGTGAGTTTATTACTCTTAATTGCAGTCTTCATACCTGGTCTTGGAAAATCAGTTGGAACCAGTTACGGAAGAAGTTTCAATCGTTGGATTCAAATTGCTGGTTTTCAAATTCAACCATCTGAGTTTTCGAAAATAAGCATCTTATTATTTTCTTCTTACTTTTTTTATAATTTTGATTTTAGAAAGATCAATTGGGACAAAAGAAAAATCGTTTCCCTCTTCGTCATTTTTTTAACACTTTTACTCATTGTCATTGAGCCAGCTTTTGGTACTACCGTGGAGCTTCTCCTTGTATTGTTTTTCTTTGTTTTGTTAGCTGGGTTTCCAATGAAGCGACTCTTTATCTTGGGGGCTTCTGTCATTCCACTTCTTGTGGTTCTTGTCACTCAAGTAGGTTACCGAAAGAAGAGACTCGAAATTTGGCTTGATCCATATAAATTTCGGTTTGATGAAGGTCACCAGTTGGTGACAAGTTTTCGTGCATTTTTTGATGGAGGAACAACAGGGAAGGCGGTGGGAACTGGCTATGCACATCGGTATTTAGCCTATAGTCATACTGACTTTGTTCTATCTTCTTATGTGGAAGACTTTGGGTTTGTGGGTTTTGTTTGTTTTCTATTACTGGTTCTCTTTTTACTCTTTCGGATGTTTTTACTTTTGGAGCGTACGAAGGATAAGCTGGGTTTTTTCCTCGGATCAGGAATTCTCATTTTATTTGGATTTCAGACCATATTGAACCTATTTGTGATTACAGGCATAGTTCCTGTCACTGGAATTTCCCTTCCTTTTTTAAGTTACGGTGGATCATCTCTACTAACGATTTTTATCCTTTTCGGAATTCTTGCCAACATTACAAGTAAAGAGAATTTGGTCGTATGA
- the mraY gene encoding phospho-N-acetylmuramoyl-pentapeptide-transferase: protein MFQWIYETFGNDYGFLRIFSYVTLRAMMAGLTSMFITFIFGKSLISFLLSLKFRESVRNDGPQSHATKSGTPTMGGLIMILSLTISTLLWGNLSNLNVILLLVSAILFAGLGFTDDYMKSVKKIKGGMRARTKFLVTILFAVTITTLFFYYTGKANQNGTKGIVFTITDLFLPFVKGPVWNLSLLAVPFAILVLIGSSHAVNLTDGLDGLASGTVVIATATFALIAYVSGTPTAANYLHIPYLPGSHEYSVFLAGLSGALLGFLWFNCHPAQVFMGDTGSLFLGSTLGLVAIMLKKEILLVILGGIFVAEAVSVILQVGSFKLTGKRIFKMAPLHHHFELSGWSEEKVVIRFWIIGIILAIITLSTLKIQ from the coding sequence ATGTTCCAATGGATTTATGAGACATTTGGTAATGATTATGGTTTTTTAAGAATCTTTAGTTATGTTACTTTAAGAGCGATGATGGCAGGATTAACATCTATGTTCATCACTTTTATCTTCGGTAAGTCTCTTATCTCCTTTTTATTGTCCTTAAAGTTTCGAGAGTCAGTTCGAAATGATGGCCCACAGTCTCATGCAACAAAATCAGGAACTCCTACGATGGGTGGTTTGATCATGATTCTCTCCCTAACGATCTCAACACTTCTTTGGGGCAATTTATCTAATTTGAATGTGATTTTACTTTTGGTATCAGCTATCCTTTTTGCAGGGCTTGGATTTACAGATGACTATATGAAATCTGTGAAAAAAATCAAAGGGGGAATGAGAGCACGGACCAAATTCCTTGTTACGATTCTTTTTGCTGTAACCATAACTACTTTATTCTTTTATTACACAGGCAAAGCGAATCAAAATGGTACCAAAGGGATTGTGTTTACCATCACAGATTTATTTTTACCTTTTGTAAAAGGACCTGTTTGGAACTTAAGTTTACTTGCCGTTCCATTTGCGATCCTTGTTCTCATTGGAAGTTCCCATGCAGTCAATTTAACTGATGGTTTGGATGGCCTTGCTTCTGGTACGGTTGTCATTGCCACTGCTACTTTTGCTTTGATTGCCTATGTTTCGGGTACTCCGACGGCTGCTAATTATCTACATATTCCGTATCTTCCTGGTTCCCATGAATATTCTGTATTTTTAGCTGGATTGTCTGGTGCCTTGCTCGGGTTTCTTTGGTTCAATTGCCACCCTGCCCAAGTGTTTATGGGTGACACTGGTTCCTTATTTTTAGGATCTACCTTGGGCCTTGTTGCGATTATGTTAAAGAAGGAGATCCTACTTGTCATCCTTGGTGGTATCTTTGTCGCAGAAGCCGTGAGTGTGATCTTACAAGTTGGATCGTTCAAATTGACCGGGAAACGAATTTTCAAAATGGCTCCGTTACACCATCATTTTGAACTCTCTGGTTGGTCAGAGGAAAAGGTTGTGATCCGATTTTGGATCATAGGGATCATCCTTGCCATCATTACCCTTTCTACCTTAAAAATCCAATAA
- a CDS encoding 5-(carboxyamino)imidazole ribonucleotide synthase, with protein sequence MKIGVFGSGQLGQMMCLEAIPLGHRFYCYSPEFSSPSEKVGAKAVVAPYDSFSEIENFLESVDVISFEFENIPKPTLELLDKQSIAAVYPPPKALIIAQDRYLEKTHFRKLGFRTAEFFHLTKGNSHLKVSIPFPWIIKTLRFGYDGKGQVKVKDNSEYENFLQTAFENEKSEYLIEEVIPFQKEISIILTRFQNGDLVCYGAVENEHKNHILDLSIFPARIPVGLNLEAIEIASKLAESLHYVGTMGVEFFLKDNKLYLNEFAPRPHNTGHYTQDCQSFSQFFLHVQAITGNSPPTDVRPKPTLMKNILGNSYKESILIANELMKDDRYRLHLYAKDEAKQGRKMGHLNFKGTLEEVNPLFHEL encoded by the coding sequence ATGAAAATTGGTGTCTTTGGATCTGGCCAACTGGGTCAAATGATGTGTTTGGAAGCGATTCCCCTTGGACATAGATTCTATTGTTATTCCCCCGAATTTAGTTCTCCTTCGGAAAAAGTGGGAGCAAAGGCGGTCGTAGCTCCTTATGATTCTTTTTCTGAGATTGAAAATTTTTTAGAATCAGTGGATGTCATTAGCTTTGAATTTGAAAACATTCCGAAACCAACACTAGAGTTATTAGACAAACAAAGCATCGCGGCTGTGTATCCACCACCGAAGGCTCTTATCATAGCCCAGGACCGATATTTAGAAAAAACACATTTCCGGAAACTAGGATTTCGGACAGCTGAATTTTTCCACCTAACGAAAGGTAATTCCCATTTAAAAGTTTCGATTCCTTTTCCTTGGATCATTAAAACGCTTCGCTTTGGATACGATGGTAAGGGCCAGGTAAAGGTAAAAGATAACTCAGAATACGAAAACTTCTTACAAACTGCCTTCGAAAATGAGAAGTCGGAGTATTTGATCGAAGAAGTGATTCCGTTTCAAAAGGAAATCAGTATCATCCTCACTCGATTCCAAAATGGAGACCTTGTTTGTTATGGTGCAGTGGAAAACGAACATAAGAATCATATTCTAGATTTGTCGATTTTCCCCGCACGGATTCCAGTTGGACTCAATTTGGAAGCCATAGAAATTGCATCCAAACTTGCAGAATCCCTTCATTACGTTGGAACCATGGGTGTAGAATTTTTTCTAAAAGACAACAAACTCTATCTGAATGAGTTTGCACCAAGGCCACATAACACTGGTCACTACACTCAGGATTGCCAAAGTTTTTCTCAATTTTTCTTACACGTACAAGCCATTACTGGAAATTCTCCTCCCACTGATGTTCGTCCCAAACCAACGCTTATGAAGAATATTCTTGGGAATTCCTACAAGGAAAGTATCCTAATCGCAAATGAGTTAATGAAAGATGATAGGTATCGACTTCATTTGTATGCAAAAGACGAAGCCAAACAAGGAAGAAAAATGGGTCATTTGAATTTTAAAGGAACTTTAGAAGAAGTGAATCCCCTCTTCCATGAACTATAA
- the purE gene encoding 5-(carboxyamino)imidazole ribonucleotide mutase: MTNLVPKVAVIMGSYSDWDTMKEACDILTEFGIPFEKEIVSAHRSPERMFEFAKNAKNNGFGVIIAGAGGAAHLPGMTASLTTLPVLGVPVLSKALNGMDSLLSIVQMPKGVPVATLAIGTSGAANAGLLAVRILSLLDGSLTKKLEDYANTNRISALSKNDQLH, translated from the coding sequence ATGACAAACCTTGTTCCAAAAGTGGCTGTAATTATGGGATCCTATTCCGATTGGGATACCATGAAGGAAGCTTGTGATATCTTAACTGAATTTGGTATTCCTTTTGAAAAGGAAATTGTCTCTGCCCATCGATCCCCAGAAAGAATGTTTGAATTTGCAAAAAATGCAAAAAACAATGGATTCGGTGTCATCATCGCCGGTGCTGGGGGAGCAGCACATTTACCAGGTATGACTGCTTCATTGACAACCTTACCGGTATTAGGTGTACCTGTACTTTCGAAAGCTCTCAATGGAATGGATAGTTTATTATCCATCGTACAAATGCCAAAAGGTGTTCCTGTTGCAACTCTTGCGATTGGTACAAGTGGTGCTGCAAATGCAGGTCTACTAGCGGTTCGGATTTTATCCCTTTTAGATGGGAGTCTGACAAAAAAACTGGAAGACTATGCGAACACCAATCGAATTTCAGCTCTTTCTAAAAATGACCAATTACACTAG
- a CDS encoding protein-glutamate O-methyltransferase CheR — MDFRTSLNTIGDAEFEFIKNLVYKQAGIFLAPHKKIMVQSRLNARLRTLGMQSFEDYVAKLKMDPTFATQEMQELINRITTNKTDFFRENHHFEFLRNEYFPQLEKEAETNGGPKTLRIWCSASSTGEEPYSIAITVYDYFQNKPGWNCKIYASDIDTQVLTTAKKGVYREDRLEPVSEALKKKHFNQFTEKEHVFYEAKPHLKALVDFRQINLLHFPFPIPDKLDLIFCRNVVIYFDKPTQKTLFQNFEVSLKPKGYLILGHSETMFGISDQFKFLGHTIYQKKN, encoded by the coding sequence TTGGACTTTCGAACATCTTTAAACACAATCGGTGATGCCGAGTTTGAATTCATCAAAAATTTAGTGTACAAACAAGCGGGAATTTTCCTCGCTCCCCACAAAAAGATCATGGTGCAATCTAGGCTCAATGCGCGGTTACGAACTCTGGGCATGCAAAGTTTTGAAGACTATGTAGCCAAACTCAAAATGGATCCAACGTTCGCGACCCAAGAAATGCAAGAACTGATCAATCGCATAACAACGAATAAAACAGATTTTTTTCGCGAGAACCATCATTTTGAATTCCTTAGGAATGAATATTTCCCTCAATTGGAAAAAGAGGCAGAGACGAATGGTGGACCCAAAACACTACGAATTTGGTGTTCTGCCTCCTCGACGGGTGAAGAACCATATTCCATTGCTATAACGGTATATGATTATTTCCAAAACAAACCAGGTTGGAATTGTAAAATTTATGCCTCTGACATTGATACCCAAGTTTTGACGACTGCCAAGAAGGGAGTGTATCGAGAGGACCGTTTGGAGCCTGTTTCAGAGGCATTGAAGAAAAAACATTTTAACCAGTTCACAGAAAAAGAACATGTTTTTTATGAGGCGAAACCTCACCTAAAAGCACTCGTTGACTTTCGCCAAATCAATCTTTTGCACTTTCCCTTTCCGATACCGGACAAACTCGATCTGATTTTTTGCAGGAATGTTGTGATCTACTTTGACAAACCCACACAAAAGACACTTTTCCAAAATTTTGAGGTAAGTTTGAAACCAAAAGGGTATTTGATCTTAGGGCATTCGGAAACGATGTTTGGAATTTCGGACCAATTTAAATTTCTGGGTCATACCATTTACCAGAAAAAGAACTAA
- the rsmH gene encoding 16S rRNA (cytosine(1402)-N(4))-methyltransferase RsmH, protein MLESPHIPVLPNEVISLLQETQNPNPEWFLDGTAGEGGHSKLILKTFPRAKLILIDRDAVMLERAKKEILKEIGSLDRVYAFQMNFSEVDPTLLSEVGCEGLDGALVDLGVSLFHFLHSGRGFTFKNEEPLDMRLEANIGGKTAADVVNYSSVLHLKKVFWEYGEERWALKIANNIVQSRHKRKFETNTDLVKLVEASIPRKFWPKETHPATRIFQALRIEVNEELVHAEKGIRVLADSLSVGGVLTCISFHSLEDRIVKWTFRDLKTNGPYEILTKKPILPTDKEIKENRASRSAKLRGLMKIEPIKESRWEK, encoded by the coding sequence GTGTTAGAATCTCCTCACATACCCGTTTTGCCAAACGAAGTCATCTCTTTACTCCAAGAGACCCAAAATCCAAATCCGGAGTGGTTTTTGGATGGGACTGCGGGAGAAGGTGGCCACTCCAAACTCATTTTAAAAACCTTTCCGAGAGCAAAACTGATCTTAATTGATCGAGATGCGGTGATGCTCGAAAGAGCCAAAAAAGAAATTTTAAAAGAGATTGGTTCTTTGGATCGGGTTTATGCATTTCAGATGAATTTTTCGGAGGTGGATCCAACTTTACTTTCGGAAGTGGGATGCGAAGGACTCGATGGCGCTCTTGTGGATCTCGGTGTCTCTCTCTTTCATTTTCTTCATTCGGGAAGAGGGTTTACCTTCAAAAATGAAGAACCACTCGATATGCGATTGGAAGCCAATATCGGCGGGAAAACAGCAGCAGATGTTGTGAACTATAGTTCTGTACTTCACTTAAAAAAAGTATTTTGGGAGTATGGAGAAGAACGTTGGGCTTTAAAAATTGCAAATAACATAGTACAGTCGAGGCATAAACGGAAATTTGAAACCAATACGGATCTAGTGAAACTAGTAGAAGCCTCCATCCCACGAAAATTTTGGCCAAAAGAAACCCATCCAGCCACTAGAATCTTCCAAGCCTTACGAATCGAAGTGAATGAAGAGTTGGTTCATGCAGAAAAAGGAATTCGAGTTTTGGCGGATAGCCTCAGTGTCGGGGGGGTTCTCACTTGTATTTCTTTTCACTCGTTAGAAGATCGCATTGTCAAATGGACATTTCGAGATCTGAAAACAAACGGTCCTTACGAAATCTTAACCAAAAAACCGATCCTACCAACGGATAAGGAAATTAAAGAAAACAGAGCCTCACGATCAGCAAAATTAAGAGGGCTCATGAAAATCGAACCGATAAAAGAAAGTAGATGGGAAAAGTAA